GTTAATGAGAACATGACATGCCTAGCTTGCCAGGAGTGAGACAACACTGAGATTCCCGCTTACCTGAGGAGAGCTGACCCAGGTGCTAGGCCCTGGTTCATAGAAAGGAACAGTTTCAATGGGGAATAAAACAGGACAGGCTTTTAGTTAAGGCTTTTCAGTATATGAGTCATTTAAGTGTTGATATCATGTTTCATTAGAAGTAGAAAATTCAATCACATGTACACATTTCCAGGTGTTAGCTGCGACTGTGCAGCAGCATGAGCTACACTTAAAATGCTGAATGTGGCTTTGCAGccttaaataaaaaagagagaaaaaccaaaaaaaaaaaaaaatcatgttagtGATTAATTGCCATCCTGTGAGCCAAAAACTTATCTTCTCACTCCATTTCAAAAACGACGTATTCCAAAGGAAAAGATACAAATGCTTACATAAAAACACATTGAATTTGGATTAACTGTATCAGTTATTTGACTGAACAAACACACAGACAAGGAAAATAAAGTGCACCTATATGATATATAACATAATCGACCCTGAAATCACTTTTTTAGACTGCAATATTAAAAGTAATCAGCTAGCAAagttagataaaaatgaaaaaaaaaagcttttcattgaaaaattaaCAATTTTTCAGTACATCAGAGGGACAAATAACCCTTTATTTAAAGCTATTAAGTTTGGAGACTCTTGTGCATTTCAATTTTGTATAGGAGAAAGTTGTTCCTTTAGAAGGCACTAATTGGTTTGAGTGTGCAAGTGACTTCCTAAAGAAAACATGTGCCCAGGACAGTCGGGAAGACGACTCGTTCTTACACTTGCTCTCCTCGAAGTAGACGGGGAATCGCCGCTGAGGAGTCCTGCCAGCCAGCAGCTCCACCAGAACCTCCCGGCGCTCAGTCCACACTGTCACAGATCTCCTTGACTTTCTGATTGAATTCTTCAGGTTGATCTGCATACACGTAATGCCCGGCTCCAAGAATAGCCTGGGTAAAGAAGGGCGTGCCCACAAGTGAAAGTGTTGAATAAAACGCTAGGATACATGAGCAAAGGCAGttcacaaagaaaatgaagagtcACTTTACTTAAAGAACACAAAGATGAATAAGCAACACTGATTTACAGCGCTTAACGAGcatttccatccaaaggatctgagaATAGAAAAATCTAGTGAatttaacaaaaatttttaacatgtaaaacaaaacaaaaagaccacCACCCCTTAAATTGATCACCAGTGAAAGGGCGAGCAGAAACACTGAGTAAAATGAGTGTGTTGCCTTGGGAAGAGGGAGTGAGCTGAGCTACGATGAGACTAGTCCCTCCTTCAAGCTCGCTGTCACCTGGATGCTGTGGCTTCTCCAGGGTCAGCAAAGGCCTCTCAGAAAAGTGACTTGCTCTTTGACAGAAAGATTCACGAAAGTCCAATGCTGACCCTCCACACATGACACTAGATACGAAATCCGAGCGACACAACAGACTTCACCTGTGACTGAAATCTAAACTGCAGGCCACACTTACGATGGTCTTCACGTAGGAGTGCGGTCGCAGGGACTGGATGCTGGTGCCAGAGTTGCCGTCAATGCAGGAGCGGGCGCCGAAGATGACTGTGACAGGAATGTCTGGGTGCATCTTCCCGATGCGCTGCAGCATGGGCCTTTTGGCCCACCCGTAAGGAATTGTCATGTTCTTGAAAGCTGTCTCCCCACTGTAAAGCGAAGGACAAAGTCATACTGTAGGACCTTCTGGGGATGAGTCTGTACTGCATTTAGGCTTTCCATCAAGAAAAACCTCTGcttcaacagaaaataaaacagaagcactGAAGAGGATTGTATATTCTGGATGATAAAAAAATTAGGTAACACCTTTTAAATCAAAACATGTCATCCTAATTCTCTAACTCTTAAATGACTTAATCTAGAGAGAGTAAAAACTTTTTCACTCTTACTTCAAACTAATGTGGATGGTGGCTTTCTCATGCATTCATGCCACTAACCTTATAACGGCAAAACCATTACCAAGTTAAGAAACTCAGACAATATATTCTTGAAAACTCCCAGAATACGTCTATTTGGCTATCATTTCTGCCTTTCTTGCAGGATTAGACAACATTCTGAATCATCTTTTATGAGTTTTATCACAACACAGTAGGACTACAGGGGTGTGTACGATCATGAAATGAGCAACACTCAAGAGCCAAACACCAAGGCAGTGCAGGAGGAAGGGTGATGTTTCTGGGACAGACGCCTATGACTTTCGGAACACGTCACAGACGTGTGCAGACCTCAGCCACCAGCCAGAGGCCAAGCAAGCCACAAACCCAGTCTCTTGAACACCCTGAACCTCTAGCCCCTCCCCTCCATTTCTTGGCAGAGAAATCTCCAGCCTGGTTTATTTATAATGCTGAGACTACATCTAAGAATGCTTTTGTGGTCTAAAGTCTTTAAAGTAGCTGGATACGTCTTCTGCCCAAAGGGAGGGAGACGCTTGGCATCTAGCCTCCGAACGTCAGTCTTAAGGAGTGAGTGAAAGATGTCTATGGCTCACCTCGACTAAAACTGCCTGCCAACTGGTTTGAGTCGCAGCCCAGAGCTGCTGAATCAGGGGATTAGAAATGGGACTCAAGAGTCGCATTATCCACAAGCTCCCTCAACAATTCTCATCACAACAGAGCGAAAGAAGGGCAGCTTTCACCTGCATACTCCATTTCTGAAACTAGGGCCTTGTCCTAATTCCCTGCTGTCTTCAGGCTGCTTGCTCCACTGGTGCCCTGCACTCAACCTTCAcagccatatttttaaaaatgatgttttgcCCTCGTTTGCTTTGGTTTCTCTCCCTCCTTACAATTACTGTCAGAGCTCAATTGTGGCTACAATCCTCccattgcaagcaccaggatcccacctcggcatcagttcacgtcctggctgctccacttcccatccagctccccctgcttgtggtctgggaaggcacaaagccttgggaccctgcacccgcatgggagatccagagggagctcctggctccggattggctcagttctggccattgtggccgtttggagagtgaaccagcagctagaggaagatctttctctctgcttctctctctaaatctgcctttccaattaaataaatattttaaaaaatcactgtcaGAACATATGTAGTGTCTCCTCCCTGCACACTTCATTACTCCTCACCCATTGTAGTTAGGTTTCTCATTCTGACTTACACACATTAAAAGTTGCTCAGCAGAAGACAGGTGTAATAAAAAATGAGCttcaacactgtggcacagcgtCTCTCCTACTTTTGGGAGGGTCAGTACTACTCAGTAAAAGTTCAAAGATGTTCCAGAGCACAGAAAACCATTCACTTTAGCTTGAGCCAGTACCCCATTTTTATGAAACATTTACACTCAGTCTGAGAAACATTGGTTTACATGAGATTCTTCTTTACCTACCTCTCACCATGCCCAAGACCCAGTACTCCTCACTTTCCCAAAGCACTGTGGCAGGAAAGAaagtatgtttttgttttaatcccCACCAGCGTCCAACACATGAATATTCATCTAAgcataaatagatgaataaattaaGGACTATTACGTGCTTGCCCTTTTAGTTAACAACTGTGAAATGCCTTCTATACTACTCACATGTTTTCAGGAAAGTCTGAAACTCAAACACAGACACTGGGCACCAGAACCTGACCTTGGAGTCTGCACGTTGCAGTGGTAGATGTACTCCGTCACAGTGTCATCTTCAAACATCGATGAATACTTCCGTTTGAAATCTGGTCTTAAACGCTGCACCAGACTTAAACCTATTTAATAGGAAACACAAGATGCATGTTTTAAACTATAACTTACAGCCTAAACACTGGAGAAACTTCTGGTACCTTCTGGCACTGTGAGTGCTATGGACATGCATATATGCAAACACGCATTTTAGGGAGAGACAAAGCACACCCTGAGGAAGTTGCTCTCGAGATTCCAACGATAACCGAAGAACACAGTGTACTGGTTTACAGGAGCACTTCAGGTCATAAGGGAGCTTTCCAAGACTTGCTTGTCTTTGTTCTAGCAAGTCTTCACTTCTCTTCTGGCACTCCCTATCTCTGAAGGAATCATGCTGCTACACCAAGAATTGTTATGGTGTGTTTGATATCCTACATCCTCTCCACCACCAAATGCAAGCAAATGCGTGCAGTGGACAGTATGCCTGGGTGTCACATCTTCTCTCAAGTACCCTCTCTCCCCCATCACCATTTCCTAACTTCTTTTCAAACTTTACTTTTCCCACCATTTCTAGTTATGATTCTTCTGACCCACTTATACCTCAGGACAAGACCAAATCAAGCTCATATGTAGCTCAGCCAAAGAGGACTAAATGTGAGGAAAGGCCCTATGAAGGGAGGTGAACATTCCTGGGGACAGGGAAGAAGGCCTGTGGGGGCCTGGGGGTCACCAGCTCAGCCTTTGGTACTCTTCTAAATCCTGCAGTCCCACTGCTCTCCTCAGCcagggggaaggaggggaggtggcAAGGAGGGCTGAGCAGAGGTGAGCAGAGGCCACAGGCAACATGCTGGCAGCGATTCCCACACCTTCATCCAACCCTTAGAAGCAGTGAACACTTTCAGGAAAAAGGCCAAGAGAATCACAAACCCAGATCCAAGCCCAAGAGATAGCTCTAGAACAAGTGTTGGCACCACCTCTTGGCTAAGGAAATCCTAATAGAACTCATAGTTTATGTTCTTGTGTACTTGGGCTGAAAGCACTCCTGACTGACCCAGGCTGAAGGGGGGAAAGGCAGAGGCATAGCACACCATCACAgtagtttttaatgtatttacacaaatggaaaattccCATGTATTTCATTTCTACAGTTTTAAGAACAGGATGACATTTCCTGCCCTACCCCCTTCTCGTTCCCTCTCAcccatccttttttttcttttaatgtttgcaATGTCAAatcttcaatttagtttataatcAAAGCTTAACCCTTcattaaataaagaattaaagaaGTAGCAAGCAGAAAACCATTGTTCCTCATgagtatagacaagggctatGAACAGTGATCAAATCTAAACATGTTAGCTTCACGCATATGCATTAcctttttttgtactctgtatatttGTTagcaaaaattaggaaaaaacgAACAGTATCTTTCGGGGACTGTGTTACTAAGCATAATTGTCTCCAACTGCTTCCATTCTGTTGTGAAAAACAGGTTTCCTTGTTTCTGATGGCTGAATAGAATTCTATCATGTCTATATAGAGAGCacactttctttatccagtcatcactTGATAAGATACCTTGGTTGATCTTAGCTGTTGGACTATCATCATTTGGACAATGAAGGAAATCAAGTCCCATGGCTGTATGTGGGCCTGAGAGGAATACTCTTAAACCAGAGACTAAAGATTGGCACCTCATAATAGGACCAGAAGAGTCCCCAAACTGTGTGTACAAAAGAATGACTTTAGTCTTCCAGCACTCTGACATTATAGAGAAAGGAAGGTACACACGTGTGTGGTGGCACCTGCTAGCACATACCCCATCACATTAGGCTTTGTGATCTACCAGTGTCACGTCACAGCTCAATATGCTTCCCTTAACCCATCACCCTGTGCTAGCTTCCCTGCTGGCTTGGCTTTTCCCAGAAGGTGCAAGATTAACAGCGTCTTCAGCATTCCCCTCATTCTTTGCTTGGCTGATAAATGACAATGCTGACACTACAAAGACTCCTTTATGAGGGGAAAAGCCTGGCTTCACTCCCctttgtctgtggcctgggactaAAGGGCAGAACAAGCATGGGGGCAGGTTTCTTTGTTTCACTTTTGACTGAGAGTGGTGATTGGTGACTAATACTCTTCTGCTGCTAATCTATAGACACTCTGCCGTCTTGGACTCACCGAAGGGCCCCGCAATCCTGAGGCCAGCTAAAGGGTTAAAAGGAGTCAGTGCTGCTCCCAGGGCTCTGATCCACACAGGAATGGGTCGGTCTTGATCAGCAAGGTCTGGTCGCTCAGGAAAACCCCAAGGCTCCACTAAAATTAGATGACTCACCCTGTTGGAGAGAGATTTAAGTTCATTAGGTAAATTCTTGAGAtcataaaaaaaacataaagtaaAGGTGGAATGAATCATCTTCAAAAATCATCGCATGAGAGGATCTGAGATGGCTGAACGGGGTAGAGTCACACTAAGTTGCTCTGGGATATGAAAAGAATAAGAACTACGCTTCCAGGGGTCTGATTGATGGGAACTGTAGGTAAAGAACACAGATAAAGAAACAATGAAGACTGTGGGACAGAAGGAGGGAAGGCAGAGTCAGCACTGCCAATAGTCAAATGGCACGGTCAGCTGCCTTCCGTGAACCACCACCTTACTACAGTAAGGTTTCATGTGAGATGGGATTCTACAGTCACCCACCGACTTGTACTTCAGTCTGGGGAGCTGACTGGGGTCAAAGCAACTGCTGGGCTAGAATGGGTATGCCTGGCTTCAAAGATCTTCTCTCAAGTACCCTCTCTCCCCCATCACCATCTCCTAATTTCTTTTGGAACCTTACTCTTCCCACCATTGCTAGTTGTGTTCTTCTGACCCACTCATACCTCAGGACAACAAGGCCAAATGAAGCATGGACAGGTCAGCTGCATTCATTGCTTTCCTCCCTTCTTTGACCTGTGTGAATGCCATACTCagcagcaaaacacacacacacacaaacatcctGACTACACTTCTGATATGTTCCTACTAGCATCATAGCATCATAGTCAGAGACAGGCCAATATTTGGGCAAAAGACAGATCCTCTGTACCTTACAACTTTGGGAGTTTGGGGCAATGGCCCCAGAGCTATTGCTCACTCACTCTACATGAGCCTTAGCTTCTTGGGGCTACCCTCAGAAGCAGACCATAGAAAAAATCTGCACCCGCCCTCAGAGATCTGGGTAATGAACTTCAGCATATTCTGAAGTTCTTAGTTCTTATCTATCAAAACTAACCTTAAATGTAAATGGGTTAAATTCACTAACCAAAAGACTTAACTTGGCTAAATGGATACAAAACCATGATCCCTAGGATCTGGCACtatagctaatcctccacctgcaagcatgaCATCCCATtcgggcactagttcatgtcccagcagctccattacCGATCCAACTCTctgattatggcctaggaaagcagtggaggatgatccaagtcattgggaccttgcacccacgtgggatacctggtttgtggctttggatcagctcagcttcagccattgtggccatgtggggagtaaaccagcagacagaagctctttctctctgtctctccttgtctacataaatcttaaaaaagactccaaaataAATTCCGCATACAAGAAATTCACTtcacaaagacacagagacaaaaagaagggTTGGAAAAAGATTTACCAAGCAAACAGAATCCAAAAATGAGCAGACATAGTTATTCTGATATTAGATAAAACAGACTTTAaactaaacctttaaaaagagataaaagaggacattatatttcaataaaaggttcaattcagcaagaagacataataagcataaatatatatgcacccaACATAAGACCACCCAAATGTATACAGCAAGTATCATTAGATCTAAAAGGATAGATAGACTCCAGTACAATAACAGTGGGTGACTTCAATACTCCACTATCATCAATGGACAGACAGTTCagatagaaaatcaacaaaggTACGTAACAGTTGAAACATACTATCAAGCAAATGGATCTAACAGATGTATTTACAGGACATTTTACCACAACTACAAAATACACATTCTTCTCAGCAGCACATGGAACACTTTCTAGGACAGACCACATATTGGGCCACAAATTAAGTCTCggcaaatttaaaaagattataatcataccatgtatcttctcagatcacaaggaaataaaactagaaaccaACAGGAAGAACAATAGAACGTTCACAAATACTTGGAAATTAAACGACATGCTACTGACTGATCAATGGGTCATTAAAGAAGttaaaaaggaaaccaaaaactttcttaaaagaaatgaaaatgaaagcaacatATCAAGACCTATAGgatgcagcaaaagcagcacTAAAAGGGAAGTTCATAGCATTAAGTGCCTACttcagaaaaaagagaaatatcttgaAGATCTAATGATACatcttaaatatttagaaaaacaagaaTAAGACAAACCAAAAATCAGCAGGGGACCAGAAATCATAAGAATCAGAGCAGAAATAGatgacattaaaacaaaaaaatgagattaacaaaacaaaaagttagtttttgagaagataaacataaTAGATAAACCTCTAGGCAGACtgacagaggaaaaagagaaaaagcacaagtaaaattagagatgaaaaaggaaacattacaCCTGGCATCACTGAAGCACAAAAGGTCATAAGAAACCACTATGAAGAACTACATACTAATAAGAATCAACATCCTTAAAGCATCTATACTACCTAAAGCAATCTACAGCTTCGCTGCAATCAAAATACTTAAgacattctttacagaattagGTAAAGCAatctaaaattcacatggaattaCAAAAGACCCAGAATAGCCAAAGCAACTTTAACAAGAATAAAATCAAGCTGGGGGCATCACTTTAACTGACTCCAAACAAAGCAATCATAATTAAAGCAGTATCATACTAACATAAAAAGCAATACACAGATCAATGGAATGGAATAAAGAGCTCAGAAACTAATCCACATACATAcattcaactgattttttttacaaaagtgcTCAGACCATACGGTAGAGTAAgatgatctcttcaacaaatgatgctgACAAAATTGGGTGTACgtgtgaagaaaaatgaaatcagatcCATGATTTCTAACcatatgtaaaaataaactcAAGATGGGCCAAAGACCTAAGGTTAAGACCTGAGACGATGAAGCTGCTAGAGAAAATACACAAGAGACACTAAGATACTGATGTAGGGGATGACTTCTTCGATGAGACCCGATAACACAGGCAACAACTGCAAACTTAGGGCTTTTGTACaggaaagaaacaatcaacagaatgaagagacatccaacagaatgagaaaaacatCTGTGAATCTCCTACTGCACAAAGGATTAATATCTCAAATATTTTAGCAACTTaaactcaacaacagaaaaaccATCTAGtcgagaaatgggcaaaagatttCAACAGACAGTTCTAGGAAGAAATACAGAAcaacaaatatattaaaaaaaaaagattcagcatCATTAGCTGTCACGGAAATGCAAATCAACAGCACACTAAGATATCACCTCACCCTTGTCAAAATGACAAAACCCAAACTCCAGAGAGCAACAATGCTCCTTTCAGTGGTGCAAGGATGCCGAGAAAGGGAACATTTCAACACTGCTACTAGGAATGTAAATTAATGCAACCACTGTggatatttaaaaacaataaacagaCTTGCAATCTGATTGGGCAATCCCACTACCCAAGAGATTTCAAcacaatgaatcaaagagttACGTACACAACCATGTTCATAGCAGTATTGTTCACAATAGCCCAAATTTGGAATTAATCAAGGTATCCATCATtagatgaatggataaggaaaTTATGGTGTATATACACAATGAaacattattcagctattaacAGAATGAAGGTCTACCATTTGTAGCAAGATGGATGGGACATCATATTCAGTAAAATAAGCtggacccagaaagacaaataatgtGTGTTATCTCTTGTATGTGggatctaaaattaaaaaaaaaaattagcgatagcaagcaaggaaggaaatCCATCAGTGTTGCTGCAAATAAAGTTCTGTAAAACTTTTCTTTATATCTTTGTCAATGCTCTAGTTAAGAACGTTATACTACTATAGCGGCCagcatagtggctcaacaggccaatcgaccacctgccagcaccagcatcccatatggacactgattctaatcccaggtgctccacttctgatccaactcgctgcctgtggcctgggaaagcagcagaagatggatcaaatccttgggcccctgcaccaatatgggaaacctggaagaggctcctggctctggatcagctatgctcaagctgttgtggccatttggggagtgagccagcagatggaaaacctctctcctctctgtaaatctgcctttcaaataaaaaaaaaaatcttttaaaaaggagcaTGTTATAGTACTATAGTTTTagtgatctgtgattactttaaaattcacTATATATGGACAAAATAGCGATTTTTTCATTCCATTATCGTTCACAGCCATTGTCTGTATTCCCACTAAAGCAGGGTTTTCTACTTCTTACTTACTAAACTTTTTCAGTGACATACAAATACTTTtaactataatgtaaatttaaaatatattatctcagaaacaaaaaaagaaggaaaaggaagtggggtgggagggagggagaggaaggaagggaatatCACTATGTTCCTAGAATT
This Ochotona princeps isolate mOchPri1 chromosome 21, mOchPri1.hap1, whole genome shotgun sequence DNA region includes the following protein-coding sequences:
- the ABHD5 gene encoding 1-acylglycerol-3-phosphate O-acyltransferase ABHD5, translating into MAAEEEVDSADTGERTGWLTGWLPTWCPTSTAHLKEAEEKMLKCVPCTYKKEPVRISNGNKIWTLKFSHSISNKTPLVLLHGFGGGLGLWVLNFGDLCTDRPVYAFDLLGFGRSSRPRFDSDAEEVENQFVESIEEWRCALGLDKMILLGHNLGGFLAAAYCLKYPSRVSHLILVEPWGFPERPDLADQDRPIPVWIRALGAALTPFNPLAGLRIAGPFGLSLVQRLRPDFKRKYSSMFEDDTVTEYIYHCNVQTPSGETAFKNMTIPYGWAKRPMLQRIGKMHPDIPVTVIFGARSCIDGNSGTSIQSLRPHSYVKTIAILGAGHYVYADQPEEFNQKVKEICDSVD